Genomic window (Strix aluco isolate bStrAlu1 chromosome 22, bStrAlu1.hap1, whole genome shotgun sequence):
CTGCAGAGATGTCTCGTGGTAGCGGCTGGGAGTCTTGACCTGGGAATCGGTTCTCCTGCCAGGGAAACCTACATGGGCACTATTGCACAGAGTATTTTAACTTtggctggtgctgctggaaggAGAGGCTCTGACATGTGATTTGTATCACACTAGGTGTTGTTTCCCCTTGAAGTGGAGCAAAATGATTGCCTCAGAGTAGGCTTCTGCTCTTCTTCCCTGGGGAAGAATCACAAGGCCCAGCGTGGCAGGGACATGCAGGTGCCTCTCAGTGTCAGCAGTGTAGGGAGTGACTGGGAGGGCAGCTTGTCAGAAATGTGATGTGTGACATAAACCCTGTTACAGTGGCACAGCAGCCCTAGCTGTGAACAGGCATGTGCAGGAGTGCTGTGCCATTCAGCACTCAGACTTACAGTTTCACAGTAGCTATGGTTCCTGAGAGCTGTTGTCAGCAACTGTCACAGCTCTGGCACATCTGCCTCCCCGTAGCCTATCTTGACCAAGTATTGTTCCTCTCTGTGGGCACATATGTATAAGCAAAGTCAGAATTAGACTTCTGCAGCTGAGTGTATCCTGGTGCCGATGTGTTCTTAGGCCCTGACCGAGCTTGTCGGGGTGCTCAAGTAATGGATGCTAGGAACGAGACCCAAAATTAGATGCTCAAAATAACGCAGTTTCTAGCGGTACGTGCAATCACAGGACAGTTGTGTTGAGCCTGGACTCAATGCCATTGCTGTGGCTGATGGGAATCCAAGCTATTTGGTCCCTGGAGTGCTAACTGTATGTGGTCTTGGCAATATAACTCTATTTGGAGAGGGGGAGAATGTGTTTTGGGCCAAATTCAGATCAAAGGTGTGAAATCTCGCTACAAAGGCTTAAATGAAACCTTTATCAGACTTGCAGTGTTCCCGTTAACCATGTTTAGAACAACTTTATGAGGGGCCATTTCCAGAAAGTGATAAATGTTTTGTACAAGCTGCTTTGTAATTGGAGTGATCCCATCTGCCCTCACATGAGAAATACCATGGTAGGATTCAAGCCCACCGAGGATCCATCAGGGAACACTGGGGATCAGCACCTCAGCCACATGCACAGTGAGACAAGACACAGTTAATGATGTATCTTTCTGTTGATGCTCATAACCTTTATTTGCTCAGTGCTAGAAAGCATATACAATGaattccctttcctccctctggTTATCTTGAAACTTGTGGAGTGTTacaatttttcttatttcttttcatgtAAAACTTGCTTATGTGAGGGATTTGTGGCAGTTCCCTTGACTGAATAATCTATACCAGCAAAAGGACTCTCTTGTTACTGAAACCCTGTCTATAGGAGGACTCATGTTGGTCTTTCTATGTTGAGcaagctttttttcctgctaatCTGTTATAATTCCTTAGTGCAGAGGAAAAAACTCTAGTGAAAAACTCATTTTTGTTTCTACCAAGTTCATACTTTCTCCATCTTGTGTAAGTTAGATCCAGCCTTGTGGGTACCAGAGTACCAATAAAACATAGGCTTTTGACTTcaggaaaatgcaagaaattttATTGCAACAGACAGGAGAGAGGTCCAGCATAGATGTCTAATGTGttagttttatttaaagatgGTCTCTTGGTGCTAGAGTaagaaatgttctttaaaaaacatcaaataaataaataaataaataaataaaaataggaatAACTTTCTGTTGAAGAGCTTAGAAAGCATCTGGCTTTCATCTTGGGAGGAACGGGTACTGTAAAGCATTCTTCAGAGTAGGGTATAGGGATGTTGTCCTAATTCTTCCTGGAACCTGCAAGCcaaacatgaaataaatgttaTGAGAATCTGTTTCTCTCTCAGTATAGGCCACCATTGTCAGCAATGCTTTTACCTACCAAATAAATAGACACAGGGTTTCTTTTGAAAGACCAACGCTAGTTTAAATATTAGGCTAAAATGAATTCCTTTCTCAAACTGTgttttattaaagactgaaatgAGAACCTACTCCTCGTCACATGACACAATTCAGCAAAATGGCTTAGGTGGGACTCACCATTGCAACCCATTCCACTCAGGGAGCCGATTCTATCAATTCTCCTCCCGAAGCAACCAGAATCTCTCATCATCCTGGGCATCTGCAGCCCCCTCAGTCTCTTGAGGAAGGGGTCCCTGTAGGACAGAGGAGTGCTGGGTGCTAGCCTGGGTTCAGCCTTCTGGTCATCATTGTCATCTATGAGTTCTGGTGGGATTTCCTCCTGGGTTTTGGGTTCTTGCAGGTCAGGATTGGACTCCAGGGCTTCAATCATTGCAAATTTATCCTCCAGTCTCTCTAGCAGAGCCTACAAGAGAAGAATTGTTTTCATGAAACTCCTAGTTTTGTGGTCATTTGCTAGCTCTTCCAGTCACCCAGTTCTGCATTCATCAATGGTCCCATAGCCAGCCCTAGGGAGACTCTCAGGTTGGATCCCATGGTTGCTGGTGGTGCTTGAGCTCTGTCCTCTGCAGTAAATCCCTGTTCACCTGAATTCCCCCTATGGGTAGCTCTAGATAAGAGCTGAATGAAGCTGCTCGCCACCAAAGTGCGTCTTACTGACAAGGTTAGAAGAGCTCttggcagagaaaaaaagcaaggtcTGAGTTGCACAGGGAGATACTACTCACCCCACCAATAGTACACAATCTCAAAGTACCTCTGAATCCTTAGTCCACTCCCATGTTCTCAGAAGTTGCCTGCAATGCTGCTTGCCAGCagttggcttttctttttttttgtctcagacCATCTGCTTGCTTGTCCCCCCTGGCTATTTCAGTGGACATCCCTTGGAGAAGCTTTCACTAATCTCTGCCCCAGGAGTTACAGGATTGCTGCTCCTTAAAGTAACATATATCTCCCTGAACATACCTGTATGCTAAATTTATGTCTGCTATGTGACTTATTCCTGGGTACCATTCTctataatttttaaagctttgtgtGACAGGGATCAGATAACCTCCTCAAGGGCCACTCAACCAATTAGAGGAATCTAATTGTCCATCTCAAGAAGTAGAGTGGAGTGAGCCTTATGGCTTGCTTAACAGTGAATGCATTTGGAAGCCACTCTTCTCAGCTAACTGCTGGAAACAGCCCAGACACATGGGGCAGTTTTAGCTTTGGCTCACACTGTCCTAATCATCTTAGGGAGTTTGTTCTCAGGGTCTTTTCCTGTGAGAAGCTGGTCACTGGTACCAGTCCAAGGAAAGGTTTGAGCTTTCAGACTTCATCTTGCAAGACTGAGTCTTAAGCTTGTATTGTGCTGCAACAATGGATGTTCTCTATCATTCATTAAAATTTGCATCTGGTAATTTCATAGCTGTAGAATCTTTTTTGGATGAGTCACACTAACTGATCATACTATTCCTCCATCAGCTTTTCTAAAAGTTTGACTTTGGGTGCTCCACTTTACCTCCTCATCTCCCATCCACATTCAGCCAGTTCTCTTAAATCCACAAAGCTAGAGCCGTATGGCTGTCCTGCTTCCCTGTTCCTGCCATTTAGTGGGATAAACAGGGGCCCACctgaaagttttctgtttgttcttatAGAGCTACTTTgatgattttttccctttctgggaCTCTGCTCCCAAGAAGGTGGATCTCTaagagaaaaagaactgaaaaccCAACGTGGACATCCCACAACATCAGAATTTTGATTCCCACTGCTACCTAGAAGCTCAAGTGAACCCAGCATGGGGGGATATTGCTCTATAGAGCTTCTCTGAACCCCTGTGAAGAACTGAGACATTGTTCCCCAGCATGTGATCACCAATGTGGCTATCTGATCatgcagaagaaaggcaaaaacaCCACCTTACACTCTGCTAAGCACCCCAAAAATTTAACCTTGCAAAAGGAGAGAGTCCTCACCTCCATGCTGGCCAGTTCTTTGGCAGGGCTGAGGTTGTAGATGGGGTTGGCTCTGCTGGACTGGAGTTggatgagcagcagcaggaggaagccaCAGGAAAATGAGCCTTTAGTGTCCATGGCGCTGGGTTCGTTGGGAGTAGGGAAGTTCAAGCTGTTTCTCCTGAGATGTCTCTTCAggtctctctcttccttgtcctatcctctctcttccaaagTTTGTCTTTTATACTCTTTGGGTGTGATCTCTGCTTCCTAGGTTATCAGTGGAATTATCTGGGGCACATTCCAGTCCCACTGCAGGCACGCAGCTCCATCAAGGGAAGATTCCCTTTATTAGCTGTCAttaggcagcagctgctgttgctgaggAATGTATGTCACAAGTCAGTGATTTCAtgtcactccccctcctcttGATACCAGGCGCTGTGATTACATAGTCCAGTTGGAAATTCTTAGCAATTTTCTTTCAAGAGACCCCTATGGTCAGATTTACAGAGATGGGAAACAACCCTGAAACTGCTCTAAACTCCACTCAGTTAGAAGCTTTCCATGGGGAAATTAAGTTTTATAGGGAAGACAGTAGGCTTTTCGGATGAGTATTTGGTGGAGAGTAAAGGCTGAAGATAAATCTACTTTTAGGACACCTAGAGCATCGTGCACACTTTCCTTCTATATATGGAATATGCACAGCCACTGCATACCATGGAGTGTGCTGAAAATCCCAGGTTTGGGccacttctcttttcccattGCTGTTGAGGTGATATCACCATTGAGACTTTGTATCTGTATGCTGCCAACAACAGAGGCGCCCCGATCTGCACCTCAATATGGATAATAACTTCTAGACGTGACTCTGCAGGGACGGCGAGTACCTCCAGCCCCCCACGACAACTGAATTCGGCACCATTGAAAAATGCTAGTTTTTATTAACAGCTAAGTGTTTAAATCAATGGGATTTCTTTAAACATCGATGGTAAGGCTTGATCCTCCgtcaataaaatttaaagaagagATGGTCAGATTCAGGAATAATCTTGTACCGTCATACAAGAAAACAACTTGCTTGATGAGGACTTTAGATAGATGGCTTTCGGTGTTATTCAGCAGAAGTATCAGAATCGGGCCCCAAGGAAGAATGAATGtatttgtgtatatgtgtgttttgggaagggttaaaatgaaatatttagtttaatatattaaaaacaagaagtatttattttttaaaaataaattttctttcttctttttaaaaaagtttctttgAGAGCTGAAGTTTTCAAGTTTAACTAAAAACTGCCTATGCTTGAGAAATTACAAAACTGTAGATTCGCTGCCAATTCCTCTTCCAGCACTGTCTTTGTGCATATAGTGCAACTAAAAATTGATCTTTTTTACAGAACTGCAGGAGAGTTCTAAATCATGAAGCATATTGCTTATCCCTCATTTTCCTAACATTTCTTGTTATTCTAAATTGAAAGAAGAATGAATATATGAACAAGTTGTCAGTCTAGTAATAATTTGTTGACTTTGAATACAAATGTAGATCTTGAAAGAATCTCCTGAGTACAGTTTCTAAATAAtaatacagcaataaaatatttctcaattcTTAAATGTCTTAACACGGTGTTTGTGTACAAACATGTGCACACACTGTTCACATGATCAGCTACCAAAATTATACTAGAAAGGACATTCTCAAGGTTGTGAAGTCAAGCTCAAATGCTACTTTTTCCTAATATAGTCCCAAGTCAGCCCAACTCTGCATTCATTCTGATGAAGCCTTTTCTTATAAGAGCACTCCCTCTTATTCCccaatgctttcttttttcagtacGTGGAGGCAATACTTGTTTTTTGTATTATTGTGTGTCCCAATGCATTCTTATTTTGTGCTATTAAGAAAGAACTAAGA
Coding sequences:
- the LOC141933600 gene encoding natriuretic peptides A yields the protein MDTKGSFSCGFLLLLLIQLQSSRANPIYNLSPAKELASMEALLERLEDKFAMIEALESNPDLQEPKTQEEIPPELIDDNDDQKAEPRLAPSTPLSYRDPFLKRLRGLQMPRMMRDSGCFGRRIDRIGSLSGMGCNGSRKN